One Pseudomonas rhizophila DNA window includes the following coding sequences:
- a CDS encoding diaminobutyrate--2-oxoglutarate transaminase, whose translation MSAFSNVTAGGAQQLRLLHTGLSSPYCLDSTPLLERQQQQESNARSYPRRIPLVLERAHGIYVQDSRGQVFVDCLAGAGTLALGHNHPVIIEAITQVMAAGVPMHTLDLMTPVKDAFVQEIFACLPSEFARHARIQFCGPSGADAVEAALKLTRTATGRHSVLAFEGAYHGMTLGTLAISGNLSPKNALGALMPGVQRLPFPHDYRCPFGVAGDQAVTLNVRYLEHLLNDPESGVTAPAALILEPIQGEGGVIAAPDRWLQELRRLTQAHGIPLIVDEIQCGIARSGRMFGFEQSGITPDVITLSKAIGGGLPLSVMVYHESLDVWQPGAHAGTFRGNQLAMAAGTATLRFIRDEGLVQHAEKVGAYLQKQLQALQNEFAWIGDVRGRGLMLGMEIVDPQGTLDVQGHPPVDTARAKAFQQACLKHGLIVELGGRHGATVRFLPPLIITEQEIDFVGQILFQAASMLSEGSAQ comes from the coding sequence ATGAGTGCTTTTTCGAATGTCACAGCGGGTGGCGCGCAACAGCTGCGCCTGTTGCACACCGGCCTGTCGAGTCCTTACTGCCTCGATTCGACCCCACTGCTGGAACGTCAGCAACAGCAGGAATCCAACGCCCGCAGTTACCCGCGACGCATTCCGCTGGTGCTTGAGAGGGCCCATGGCATTTATGTGCAGGACAGCCGGGGGCAAGTGTTTGTCGATTGCCTGGCCGGTGCCGGCACCCTGGCGCTGGGCCACAACCATCCGGTGATTATCGAAGCCATCACTCAGGTCATGGCAGCCGGTGTGCCGATGCACACCCTGGACCTCATGACCCCCGTGAAGGACGCATTCGTCCAAGAGATTTTCGCTTGCCTGCCTAGCGAGTTCGCTCGCCATGCACGCATCCAGTTCTGCGGCCCGAGTGGGGCCGATGCGGTCGAGGCCGCGCTCAAGCTGACCCGCACCGCCACGGGGCGGCATTCAGTCCTGGCGTTCGAAGGGGCCTATCACGGGATGACCCTGGGTACGCTGGCCATCAGCGGCAACCTGTCACCGAAAAATGCCCTCGGCGCATTGATGCCAGGTGTGCAGCGCCTGCCGTTCCCGCACGACTATCGTTGCCCGTTCGGGGTGGCCGGCGATCAGGCAGTCACGTTGAACGTGCGTTACCTGGAGCACTTGCTCAACGACCCGGAAAGCGGGGTGACCGCACCGGCGGCGCTGATCCTGGAGCCGATTCAAGGGGAGGGTGGGGTCATTGCCGCGCCGGACCGCTGGCTGCAGGAACTGCGCCGATTGACCCAGGCCCACGGCATCCCGCTGATCGTCGACGAGATCCAGTGCGGCATTGCCCGCAGTGGCCGGATGTTTGGCTTCGAGCAATCGGGGATCACGCCGGATGTCATCACCCTCTCCAAAGCCATCGGTGGCGGGTTGCCGCTGTCGGTCATGGTCTACCACGAGTCGCTGGACGTCTGGCAGCCGGGTGCCCACGCCGGCACATTCCGCGGCAATCAGTTGGCGATGGCGGCCGGTACCGCGACCTTGCGTTTCATCCGCGATGAAGGTCTGGTCCAGCACGCTGAAAAGGTCGGCGCTTACCTGCAAAAACAACTGCAGGCGCTGCAAAACGAGTTCGCCTGGATCGGCGATGTGCGGGGTCGCGGCCTGATGCTCGGGATGGAAATCGTCGACCCGCAGGGCACCCTTGATGTACAGGGCCATCCGCCGGTGGACACAGCCCGGGCCAAGGCCTTCCAGCAGGCTTGCCTGAAGCACGGCTTGATCGTCGAGCTTGGTGGGCGCCATGGGGCGACGGTGCGCTTCTTGCCGCCGCTGATCATCACTGAGCAGGAGATCGATTTTGTGGGGCAGATCCTGTTTCAGGCAGCAAGCATGCTCAGCGAAGGCTCCGCGCAATAA